The proteins below are encoded in one region of Aequorivita iocasae:
- a CDS encoding bifunctional 5,10-methylenetetrahydrofolate dehydrogenase/5,10-methenyltetrahydrofolate cyclohydrolase has protein sequence MTILDGKKVSNDIKNEITAEVDKMKARGEKVPHLAAIIVGNDGASLTYVGSKVKACERVGFESTLVKMPDTTSELELLKKIKELNEDDNIDGFIVQLPLPPQIDTQKVLLTVDPSKDVDGFHPENFGKMALDMSTFIPATPFGILELLQRYDVDTKGKHTVVIGRSHIVGRPMSILMSRKGWPGNSTVTLTHSNTKNIAQITTQADIIISALGVPNFLKAEMVKDDAVIIDVGITRVEDANHPKGYVITGDVDFENVSKKASFITPVPGGVGPMTIAMLLKNTLLAREQRRA, from the coding sequence ATGACAATACTAGACGGGAAAAAAGTAAGTAACGACATAAAAAACGAAATCACTGCCGAGGTTGATAAAATGAAAGCGCGTGGTGAAAAAGTTCCACATTTAGCAGCTATTATTGTTGGAAATGATGGGGCTAGTCTTACATATGTTGGAAGCAAGGTTAAGGCATGCGAGCGGGTTGGTTTTGAGTCCACATTGGTTAAAATGCCTGATACTACCAGTGAATTAGAATTATTAAAAAAGATCAAAGAACTCAACGAAGACGACAATATTGATGGCTTCATCGTTCAGCTTCCCTTGCCTCCACAGATTGATACCCAAAAAGTATTGCTTACTGTAGATCCTTCAAAGGATGTAGATGGTTTTCATCCTGAAAACTTCGGAAAAATGGCTTTGGATATGAGCACCTTTATTCCCGCAACCCCTTTCGGGATTCTTGAATTACTGCAGCGTTATGACGTGGATACCAAAGGAAAACATACCGTAGTTATTGGAAGAAGCCATATTGTGGGGCGCCCGATGAGTATTTTGATGAGCCGTAAAGGATGGCCCGGAAATAGCACGGTAACACTTACGCACAGCAACACAAAAAACATTGCACAAATAACTACCCAAGCCGATATTATAATTTCAGCATTGGGAGTTCCCAATTTTTTAAAGGCCGAAATGGTAAAGGATGATGCGGTTATTATTGATGTGGGCATTACCAGAGTTGAAGATGCAAACCATCCCAAAGGTTACGTTATTACTGGCGATGTTGATTTTGAAAATGTAAGTAAAAAAGCCTCGTTCATAACGCCCGTTCCAGGTGGCGTGGGGCCTATGACCATAGCCATGCTCCTTAAAAACACCCTTCTGGCACGGGAACAACGCAGAGCTTAG
- a CDS encoding sensor histidine kinase, whose product MLKKYIDIQLLKYLAIFYTIVVVLVQFKKSYWKVQGTTSYGPLSWGELFNYGVFVDWIVVIVFMAFISYLTKLMFEKWGASGWKKIIWVHVFFSFFIGYVIFFVTAVITFLIGKASFAEASRYISFNHFVAVVEVNFLIYFAMIGIINVYYYIKKVRNIEVQKAQVETHLANAKLNMLKAQLHPHFIFNTLNSISALVEIDKEKTQNLIADFGDLFRDILEFKDENLIPLKKELDILDKYISIISVRFSDHLSIEKDIQKNVEDKLVPHMLLQPMVENALKHGYGYNSTELHVMLKIFKKENFLYIEIENNGQPLKQSFEELLQQGTGLKNTQDRLKTLYGNRAELIVENTKGNTAVITFIKIPLK is encoded by the coding sequence ATGCTGAAAAAGTACATCGACATACAGCTGCTAAAATACCTTGCTATTTTTTATACAATAGTGGTGGTGCTAGTACAATTCAAAAAAAGTTATTGGAAAGTGCAGGGCACAACCAGCTATGGGCCTTTAAGTTGGGGAGAATTGTTTAATTACGGCGTTTTTGTTGATTGGATTGTTGTGATAGTTTTTATGGCCTTCATCAGCTATCTCACCAAATTGATGTTTGAAAAATGGGGCGCAAGCGGATGGAAAAAAATAATTTGGGTGCATGTGTTCTTTTCATTTTTTATTGGCTACGTAATCTTTTTTGTAACTGCTGTTATAACTTTTTTGATAGGTAAAGCTTCCTTTGCCGAAGCCTCCCGATATATTTCCTTTAACCATTTTGTGGCTGTGGTGGAGGTGAATTTTCTGATATACTTCGCGATGATTGGAATAATCAATGTGTATTACTACATCAAAAAAGTGCGCAATATTGAAGTTCAAAAAGCACAGGTTGAAACCCATTTGGCGAACGCAAAACTCAATATGCTAAAGGCGCAGCTGCATCCGCATTTTATATTCAATACCCTCAATAGTATTTCAGCATTGGTGGAAATAGACAAAGAAAAAACACAAAACCTGATTGCTGATTTTGGCGATCTCTTCCGCGATATTCTGGAATTTAAGGATGAGAATTTAATTCCCCTTAAAAAGGAATTGGATATTCTCGATAAATACATTTCCATTATTTCGGTCAGGTTTTCAGACCATCTTTCCATAGAAAAAGATATTCAAAAAAACGTTGAGGACAAACTTGTGCCACATATGCTGTTGCAGCCAATGGTTGAAAACGCCTTGAAACACGGCTACGGATATAATTCTACGGAACTACATGTAATGCTGAAAATTTTCAAAAAGGAGAACTTTCTTTATATCGAAATTGAAAATAACGGTCAACCTTTAAAACAGTCTTTTGAAGAATTGCTTCAGCAGGGGACTGGGTTAAAAAATACGCAGGATAGATTGAAAACACTCTACGGAAATCGTGCGGAGTTGATAGTTGAAAACACTAAAGGTAATACGGCGGTTATCACTTTTATAAAAATTCCTTTAAAATAA
- a CDS encoding thiol-disulfide oxidoreductase DCC family protein, with protein MFSKIEKTAFPPSEKPVMVWDGNCGFCHYWITRWKSKTGDRINYKAFQEAADQFQDIPLKEFKKASLLIEPNGLVYSGPDSAYRSFTYFEDEASRWHTWYIKSAWFTFLSDHAYNFIAKNRNTMFVITKICFGKDPTAIKPYWFIILLFIFTLIIGYFKFL; from the coding sequence ATGTTTTCCAAAATTGAAAAAACCGCCTTCCCTCCTTCAGAAAAACCTGTGATGGTCTGGGATGGCAACTGTGGCTTTTGCCACTATTGGATAACACGATGGAAATCTAAAACGGGAGATAGAATTAATTACAAAGCTTTTCAGGAGGCAGCTGATCAATTTCAGGACATTCCTTTAAAGGAATTCAAGAAAGCTTCCCTTCTTATTGAGCCCAACGGGTTGGTGTATAGTGGCCCAGATTCTGCATATAGAAGTTTTACTTATTTTGAAGATGAAGCTTCACGTTGGCATACTTGGTATATAAAATCTGCATGGTTCACCTTTTTGAGCGATCACGCCTATAATTTTATTGCCAAAAACCGAAATACCATGTTCGTTATTACAAAGATATGCTTCGGAAAAGATCCCACAGCTATAAAACCTTATTGGTTCATAATACTCCTTTTTATATTCACCCTAATTATAGGTTACTTTAAATTTTTATAA
- a CDS encoding LytR/AlgR family response regulator transcription factor, which yields MKISCLIIDDEPLARKRLLTLVAEMDALQLLGQCKTGKEAIESIEELQPDLIFLDIQMKDMNGFDVLKKLKTNKKPKVIFVTAFDTYAVKAFDAFALDYLLKPFKKERFEQAVIRAKEQFKSETKNSLEQKFQELLQYIETEKSEKSSTAPKSKLPVKTGNTVSFIPYSEIQYILASGSYVEICTADKKHVLRDSLQNVINEMESRQMLRIHRSTIINTAFLDKVIHSNFGEIDVKMKDGSQFRVSKSYRKEFQNKLGI from the coding sequence ATGAAAATAAGTTGCCTAATAATTGACGATGAACCCTTGGCCAGAAAGCGATTGCTCACTTTGGTAGCGGAAATGGATGCTTTACAATTGCTTGGCCAATGCAAAACCGGAAAAGAGGCTATTGAAAGTATCGAGGAATTACAGCCCGACCTTATTTTTTTGGACATACAGATGAAGGACATGAATGGTTTTGACGTTTTGAAAAAGCTTAAAACAAACAAAAAACCAAAAGTTATTTTCGTGACAGCTTTTGACACCTATGCCGTAAAAGCCTTTGATGCCTTTGCTTTGGATTATTTATTGAAACCCTTTAAAAAAGAGCGTTTTGAGCAAGCGGTAATTCGCGCCAAAGAACAATTTAAAAGTGAAACTAAAAATAGTTTGGAACAAAAATTCCAAGAGTTGTTGCAGTATATAGAAACAGAAAAATCGGAAAAGAGCAGTACGGCTCCAAAAAGCAAACTTCCTGTAAAAACAGGAAATACGGTGTCTTTTATTCCCTATTCGGAAATACAATACATTCTCGCCTCGGGCAGCTATGTGGAAATCTGTACAGCGGACAAAAAGCATGTACTTCGCGATTCACTACAAAATGTAATCAACGAAATGGAAAGCAGGCAAATGCTCCGCATTCACCGCTCAACTATAATCAATACAGCTTTTTTAGACAAAGTAATCCACTCAAATTTCGGCGAGATTGACGTGAAAATGAAAGATGGTTCACAATTCCGTGTAAGCAAAAGCTACCGAAAGGAATTTCAAAATAAGCTGGGAATTTAA
- a CDS encoding YkvA family protein, whose amino-acid sequence MLFRKKKEKQPSNISMMDNKVNDDFVAEKVTKIKDEDVELVMDNEEAISQKLSNASPLRKYAELGKIMFAMLKDVKKGNYPNVPWFTIASIVVVLLYIFNPLDLVPDFIPGIGYIDDLAVLSIGMGWIETDLHKYLDWRLANGENA is encoded by the coding sequence ATGCTTTTCAGAAAAAAGAAAGAAAAACAACCTTCCAACATTTCCATGATGGACAATAAAGTAAATGATGACTTTGTAGCGGAAAAAGTTACAAAAATAAAGGACGAAGATGTTGAATTAGTGATGGATAATGAAGAAGCCATTTCCCAAAAACTGAGCAACGCCAGTCCTTTAAGAAAATATGCCGAGCTGGGAAAAATTATGTTCGCAATGTTGAAAGACGTTAAAAAAGGCAATTATCCAAACGTGCCATGGTTTACTATTGCTTCCATTGTGGTGGTGCTATTGTATATTTTCAATCCTTTAGACTTGGTTCCAGATTTCATCCCCGGAATAGGTTATATTGATGATTTGGCAGTACTTTCCATCGGGATGGGATGGATAGAAACCGACCTGCATAAATATTTGGATTGGCGATTGGCAAATGGTGAAAACGCCTAA
- a CDS encoding helicase HerA-like domain-containing protein, with amino-acid sequence MADKQAFFDYINNGYTTKGDFINLGAAMLNGETVKDAYVKVPLKTLNRHGLIAGATGTGKTKTLQIIAENLSEKGIPVLLMDIKGDLSGIAEPGTTNAKIEERHAAIGFSYEAKKFPAEILSLSDQEGVRLRATVSEFGPVLLSRILDLSDVQAGIVSVIFKYCDDNKMPLLDLKDFKKILQYTTEEGKDEFAEEYGRISSSSTGAILRKVVELEQQGADLFFGEKSFDTDDLLRIDENGRGYINIIRLTDIQDRPKLFSTFMLSLLAEIYATFPEQGDSGRPELVIFIDEAHLIFNEASSALLNQIESIVKLIRSKGVGLYFVTQNPTDVPDAVLSQLGLKIQHALRAFTAKDRKAIKLTAENYPLSEYYKTDEVLTALGIGEALVSALNEKGIPTPLARTMLRAPMSRMDVLTDDELKNLLKTSKLIPKYNEVIDRESAYEMLTEKIEIANKEEAKEKAQKEKEAARKSTPSRSSSRRRSTSNPWIKTLSSPTVIRSVLGILGKLMK; translated from the coding sequence ATGGCAGATAAGCAGGCTTTTTTTGACTATATCAATAACGGATACACAACCAAGGGAGATTTTATAAATCTCGGTGCAGCGATGCTTAATGGCGAAACTGTAAAGGACGCTTATGTCAAAGTTCCATTAAAAACATTAAACCGTCACGGCTTGATTGCGGGTGCCACAGGGACCGGAAAAACCAAAACGCTTCAAATTATTGCTGAAAACCTTTCTGAAAAAGGGATTCCCGTACTTTTGATGGACATTAAAGGTGACCTCAGCGGAATAGCCGAGCCCGGTACAACTAATGCCAAAATTGAGGAACGCCACGCTGCTATCGGTTTTTCTTACGAAGCTAAAAAGTTTCCAGCTGAAATTCTCTCTCTTTCAGATCAGGAAGGTGTTCGTCTTCGTGCCACTGTAAGTGAATTTGGCCCTGTACTGCTCTCTCGAATCCTTGATTTGAGCGATGTGCAGGCAGGTATCGTCTCGGTGATATTTAAATATTGCGACGACAACAAAATGCCGCTGCTAGATTTAAAGGATTTCAAAAAAATATTGCAATACACTACCGAGGAAGGCAAAGACGAATTTGCGGAAGAATATGGTCGAATTTCTTCATCATCTACGGGGGCAATCCTTCGGAAAGTTGTGGAATTGGAGCAGCAGGGAGCCGATTTGTTTTTTGGCGAAAAATCCTTTGATACTGACGATTTGCTTCGCATTGATGAAAACGGAAGAGGCTACATCAACATTATCCGCTTAACGGATATCCAAGACAGGCCCAAGCTCTTTTCAACTTTTATGTTAAGCCTTTTGGCAGAAATTTACGCAACCTTCCCCGAACAGGGCGATAGCGGCAGACCTGAGTTGGTAATTTTTATAGATGAGGCACATTTAATTTTTAATGAAGCCAGTAGCGCTTTGCTCAATCAGATTGAAAGCATTGTAAAATTGATACGTTCCAAAGGGGTGGGACTTTATTTCGTAACCCAAAACCCAACCGACGTACCGGATGCAGTTTTAAGCCAATTGGGATTGAAAATACAACATGCCCTTCGAGCCTTTACGGCAAAAGACAGAAAAGCTATCAAATTGACTGCCGAGAACTATCCCCTTTCAGAATATTATAAAACCGATGAAGTCTTGACAGCTTTGGGAATTGGCGAAGCATTGGTAAGTGCTTTAAACGAAAAGGGAATTCCCACACCCCTGGCCCGCACTATGCTGCGAGCGCCCATGAGCCGCATGGATGTTTTGACGGATGACGAATTAAAAAATTTATTGAAAACTTCGAAGTTAATACCAAAATACAATGAAGTCATAGACCGTGAAAGCGCTTATGAAATGTTGACGGAAAAAATTGAAATCGCCAACAAGGAAGAAGCAAAGGAAAAAGCCCAAAAAGAAAAAGAAGCAGCACGAAAAAGCACCCCGAGCAGAAGTTCCTCCCGTCGAAGAAGCACTTCTAACCCTTGGATAAAAACACTTTCCAGCCCGACTGTAATACGCAGTGTTTTGGGTATTTTGGGAAAATTGATGAAGTAA
- a CDS encoding DUF7218 family protein has protein sequence MPNPRIKNEDQYEALRDKGYSKEKSARIANTSNSGKKGGSSKPYEEWTKDELYDQAKNVGIEGRSKMNKKELIHALRNN, from the coding sequence ATGCCAAATCCTAGAATTAAAAACGAAGATCAATACGAAGCCCTTCGCGATAAAGGTTATAGTAAGGAAAAATCGGCCCGAATCGCAAACACATCCAACTCAGGAAAGAAAGGAGGAAGCTCAAAACCCTATGAAGAGTGGACCAAAGATGAGTTATACGATCAGGCAAAAAATGTAGGTATTGAGGGCCGTTCAAAGATGAACAAAAAAGAATTGATCCACGCATTACGCAATAATTGA
- a CDS encoding FG-GAP-like repeat-containing protein produces the protein MTKSILLFSLAASLSFIEKAEAQSFEKTTFEAITTTPSASRSANFIDVNGDGWDDIFFTNGPTAGQNNMLYINNGDNTFTTVTADDIVLDNDRSDGASFADVDNDGDLDAVVVTYGRNGVGKKNYFYRNNGDGTFQYEPSNAIGIPLTYSEMVNWIDLNNDQFLDAYITNSIVSTRNLYFENQGDGSFEAVTGLSITSETLASRSINWIDYDGDGDSDLFVANENNTNNSLFRNDGPDNFTQITNLPINQSGKNSAGSSWADVDNDGDFDLFVANWGGQNNQLFINENGTFVEQINSAIAAETGSSFGSAFADVDNDGDLDLLVCNAYFPGQETNSLFINDGNGNFSKDNSSSLANHQGNTFGCAFGDYNNDGWLDVILANTLDENQSNSLFKNTGSGNNWIKIRCVGNPSNGSAVGAKVRIRATINGNEVWQTRQIEAASGYCSQNSYTNHFGLGDASNVDEIQIHWPSGAVETFTDINENNTYLVIEGNGIQLGTTTQIKYGYVIYPLPAEDILVVNFPKNELNSKVEIFDLNARKVKEDTNNHAVSLKMDISYLNAGTYILKITNNVQVTSQKIIIK, from the coding sequence ATGACAAAATCAATACTTTTATTCAGCCTTGCCGCTTCCCTTTCCTTTATCGAAAAAGCCGAGGCGCAATCTTTTGAGAAAACCACTTTTGAAGCTATTACCACAACTCCCTCCGCTTCGCGAAGTGCCAATTTTATTGATGTAAATGGCGATGGGTGGGATGATATTTTTTTCACAAATGGGCCAACTGCCGGGCAAAATAATATGCTTTACATAAACAACGGCGATAATACTTTCACAACCGTAACTGCGGACGATATTGTTTTGGACAACGACCGTTCAGACGGCGCCAGTTTTGCAGATGTAGACAATGATGGCGATCTCGACGCTGTGGTTGTAACCTACGGCAGAAACGGGGTGGGCAAGAAAAATTATTTTTATCGAAATAATGGGGACGGCACTTTTCAATATGAGCCCAGCAACGCTATTGGAATTCCGTTGACTTATTCCGAAATGGTGAATTGGATAGACCTCAACAACGATCAGTTTTTGGATGCGTACATCACGAATAGCATTGTTTCCACCCGCAATCTTTATTTTGAAAATCAGGGCGACGGTTCTTTTGAAGCGGTAACAGGTTTATCAATTACCAGTGAAACGCTTGCCTCACGCTCCATAAACTGGATAGATTACGACGGCGATGGCGATAGCGATTTGTTTGTTGCGAATGAAAACAATACTAACAATTCTCTTTTCAGAAATGATGGCCCCGATAATTTTACACAGATCACCAACCTTCCCATCAATCAAAGCGGAAAGAATTCCGCAGGCAGTTCGTGGGCAGATGTGGACAATGATGGCGATTTTGATCTTTTTGTCGCCAATTGGGGCGGGCAGAACAACCAGCTCTTCATCAATGAAAATGGCACTTTTGTAGAACAAATTAACTCAGCAATTGCAGCTGAAACCGGCAGTTCTTTTGGTTCCGCTTTTGCCGATGTGGATAATGACGGCGATTTGGACTTATTGGTTTGCAATGCATATTTTCCGGGGCAGGAAACAAATTCCCTATTTATAAACGATGGCAACGGAAACTTTTCAAAAGACAACAGCAGTAGTTTGGCAAACCACCAAGGAAACACTTTTGGCTGCGCCTTTGGCGACTATAACAACGATGGTTGGTTAGATGTAATTTTGGCAAATACGCTCGATGAAAACCAAAGCAATTCCCTTTTCAAAAATACGGGAAGCGGGAATAACTGGATAAAAATCCGTTGCGTTGGCAACCCTTCAAACGGCTCCGCTGTTGGGGCTAAAGTTCGGATTAGGGCTACCATTAACGGAAACGAAGTTTGGCAAACTCGCCAAATAGAAGCCGCAAGTGGGTACTGCAGTCAAAACAGCTATACCAATCATTTCGGTTTGGGCGATGCTTCAAATGTTGATGAAATTCAAATCCATTGGCCATCGGGAGCCGTGGAAACTTTTACGGATATTAACGAAAACAATACATATTTGGTGATTGAAGGCAATGGAATTCAGTTGGGCACAACTACTCAAATTAAATATGGCTACGTAATTTATCCCCTGCCTGCGGAGGATATTTTGGTTGTTAATTTCCCAAAAAATGAATTAAACTCAAAAGTTGAGATTTTTGATTTAAATGCTAGAAAAGTAAAAGAAGACACAAACAACCATGCAGTTTCCCTGAAAATGGATATTAGTTACTTAAATGCGGGAACCTATATTTTGAAAATCACCAATAACGTACAAGTCACCTCCCAAAAAATAATTATTAAATAG
- the ffh gene encoding signal recognition particle protein, translated as MFDNLSDKLDKALHVLKGHGSITEVNVAETLKEVRRALLDADVNFKTAKEFTNTVKEKALGQNVLTTLQPGQLMVKLVKDELTELMGGETAGINLSGAPTVILMSGLQGSGKTTFSGKLANYLKTKKTKKPLLVACDIYRPAAINQLHVVGDQIGVEVYSEPENKNPVQIAQNAIAHAKQNGFNVVIVDTAGRLAIDEAMMTEIANVHKAINPQETLFVVDAMTGQDAVNTAKAFNDRLNFDGVVLTKLDGDTRGGAAISIKSVVDKPIKFIGTGEKMDAIDVFHPARMADRILGMGDVVSLVERAQEQFDEEEARKLQKKIAKNQFGFDDFLNQIQQVKKMGSMKDLVGMIPGAGKALKDVDIDDDAFKGIEAIIHSMTPKERTEPAIINGSRKKRIAKGSGTSVQQVNQLLKQFDQMSKMMKMMQGGGGRKMMQAMGRMR; from the coding sequence ATGTTTGATAATTTAAGCGATAAGCTGGACAAAGCGTTGCACGTACTGAAAGGTCACGGCAGCATCACCGAGGTAAACGTAGCCGAAACTTTAAAGGAAGTACGCCGCGCCCTTTTGGACGCCGACGTTAACTTTAAAACCGCAAAAGAATTTACCAATACCGTAAAGGAAAAGGCACTGGGGCAAAACGTACTTACCACTTTGCAGCCCGGCCAATTGATGGTGAAGTTGGTAAAAGACGAACTTACCGAATTGATGGGTGGCGAAACTGCTGGAATCAATTTGAGTGGTGCGCCAACGGTTATTTTAATGTCTGGTCTGCAGGGTAGTGGTAAAACTACTTTTTCCGGAAAACTTGCGAATTACCTTAAAACAAAAAAAACAAAAAAACCACTTTTAGTAGCCTGTGATATTTACCGTCCGGCGGCGATTAACCAATTGCACGTTGTCGGTGACCAAATAGGCGTTGAGGTTTACAGCGAACCCGAAAATAAAAACCCGGTACAGATTGCACAAAACGCAATTGCACACGCAAAGCAAAATGGCTTTAATGTTGTAATTGTGGATACAGCTGGTCGTCTCGCCATAGACGAAGCGATGATGACCGAAATTGCAAATGTTCATAAAGCAATCAACCCCCAGGAAACCCTTTTTGTGGTGGACGCAATGACAGGGCAGGATGCAGTGAATACCGCAAAAGCTTTTAACGATCGGCTAAATTTTGATGGTGTCGTACTTACTAAACTGGATGGTGATACCCGCGGGGGTGCTGCCATTTCCATTAAAAGTGTTGTTGATAAACCTATTAAATTCATCGGTACCGGTGAAAAAATGGACGCCATTGATGTGTTTCACCCGGCCCGTATGGCCGACCGTATTTTGGGGATGGGAGACGTTGTTTCGCTTGTGGAACGTGCGCAGGAACAATTTGATGAAGAGGAAGCCAGAAAACTTCAAAAGAAAATTGCGAAAAACCAATTTGGTTTTGATGATTTCCTGAACCAAATACAGCAGGTTAAGAAAATGGGAAGTATGAAAGATTTGGTGGGAATGATTCCCGGCGCCGGAAAAGCCTTGAAAGATGTTGATATTGACGATGATGCTTTTAAAGGAATTGAGGCAATTATCCATTCAATGACTCCGAAGGAAAGAACAGAACCAGCAATTATAAACGGAAGCCGAAAAAAGCGAATTGCCAAGGGTAGCGGAACAAGCGTACAGCAAGTAAACCAGCTTTTAAAACAGTTTGACCAAATGAGCAAAATGATGAAGATGATGCAAGGTGGCGGCGGAAGAAAGATGATGCAGGCTATGGGGCGGATGCGTTAA
- a CDS encoding GNAT family N-acetyltransferase, with translation MKIVRTDSTNKDFMMLVKQLDADLAVRDGDDHPFYDQFNKIDSIKYAVVAYDENNTAVGCGAIKQFEPKVMEVKRMYVPVEQRGKGIAVEVLKELEIWAMELGNSRCVLETGIKQPEAISLYKKSGYRFIDNYGQYAGVENSVCFEKLLN, from the coding sequence ATGAAAATAGTACGCACAGATTCCACAAACAAAGACTTTATGATGCTGGTAAAACAGCTGGATGCAGATCTTGCCGTCCGCGATGGCGATGACCATCCGTTTTACGATCAATTCAATAAAATAGATTCCATAAAATATGCAGTGGTGGCTTATGACGAAAACAATACGGCCGTGGGTTGCGGCGCGATAAAACAATTTGAGCCAAAGGTGATGGAGGTTAAACGGATGTATGTGCCAGTAGAACAACGCGGGAAGGGAATTGCCGTGGAAGTTTTAAAAGAACTGGAAATTTGGGCAATGGAATTGGGCAATTCAAGATGTGTTTTGGAAACTGGCATCAAACAGCCAGAAGCCATTTCGCTTTATAAAAAAAGTGGTTATAGATTTATTGATAATTACGGGCAGTATGCCGGAGTAGAAAATAGCGTTTGTTTTGAAAAACTATTAAATTAA
- a CDS encoding VOC family protein yields the protein MGTTLQPFHLAIPVDNLEKCRLFYRDVLELSEGRSSDHWVDFDFFGHQLVIHLKEKNTGDKEAVNAVDGKAVPIPHFGVVLDMQTFKEFSEKLIQKNITFIIEPYIRFEGQVGEQATMFFKDPAGNALEFKAFADITQLFAK from the coding sequence ATGGGCACTACCCTACAACCCTTCCATCTTGCCATTCCAGTTGATAATCTGGAAAAGTGCAGGCTATTTTACAGAGATGTACTTGAGCTTTCAGAAGGGCGCAGCAGTGACCATTGGGTAGATTTTGACTTTTTTGGCCATCAGCTTGTTATCCATTTAAAAGAGAAAAACACGGGAGATAAAGAAGCCGTGAATGCTGTAGATGGCAAAGCTGTGCCAATTCCCCATTTTGGCGTTGTACTGGATATGCAGACCTTTAAGGAATTTTCTGAAAAACTAATCCAAAAAAACATTACCTTCATCATTGAACCATATATTCGCTTTGAAGGACAAGTGGGAGAACAAGCAACCATGTTTTTTAAAGATCCAGCAGGCAACGCCTTGGAATTTAAAGCATTTGCAGATATTACACAACTATTCGCCAAATGA
- a CDS encoding AI-2E family transporter, protein MTKHIPAQIIRQIFVILLILLMGSLIFRELLPYLTGVLGAVTIYVLMRKWMAKLVNTKKWNPSLAAALLMFLSFVGILIPIAGIILMLTNKIGDAVQNSAAVIKALKEQLAKIEDTVGYDLTSQIDPSAITGWLSDNLQNLAGGTFNAFIAIGLMYFMLYYMFINRNDLRDSLKEYIPMHRGNLKEIGVEVQAMVRSNALGIPLVAVAQGIVALIGFLIFGIEDPFFWFVIVTIGSMIPFVGTLVGILPVFVLTLSTGHSFQAWGILIYGFVVVGSTDNIIRLYVLKKLDNVHPLVTLIGVIVGVPLFGFIGLIFGPLLISLFMVIVRIYRKEYGKEDTTLDEEHL, encoded by the coding sequence ATGACCAAACACATTCCTGCACAAATAATCCGACAAATATTCGTCATCTTGCTCATTTTACTGATGGGCAGTCTTATTTTTAGGGAACTTCTTCCCTATTTAACCGGAGTTTTGGGAGCTGTGACCATTTACGTTTTAATGCGGAAATGGATGGCAAAATTAGTAAACACAAAAAAATGGAACCCTTCGCTTGCGGCAGCATTATTAATGTTCCTTTCGTTTGTGGGAATTCTTATTCCCATTGCTGGAATTATCTTAATGCTTACCAACAAAATTGGGGATGCCGTCCAGAATTCTGCAGCAGTTATAAAAGCCCTTAAAGAACAACTTGCAAAAATTGAAGATACAGTTGGCTACGATCTTACATCACAAATAGACCCTTCGGCTATTACTGGCTGGCTTTCAGACAACCTTCAGAATTTGGCAGGAGGAACTTTCAATGCATTTATTGCTATTGGGTTAATGTACTTCATGCTTTATTACATGTTTATAAACCGAAACGATTTAAGAGATTCGTTAAAAGAATATATCCCAATGCATCGAGGAAATTTAAAGGAGATTGGGGTTGAGGTTCAAGCCATGGTTCGCTCAAATGCACTGGGTATTCCCTTAGTGGCGGTTGCTCAAGGAATTGTAGCACTGATTGGTTTTTTAATTTTTGGAATTGAAGACCCCTTCTTTTGGTTTGTTATTGTCACCATTGGCAGTATGATCCCTTTCGTTGGAACACTCGTGGGTATTCTTCCCGTTTTTGTACTCACACTTTCAACAGGGCACAGTTTTCAGGCTTGGGGAATTCTTATTTACGGTTTTGTGGTTGTGGGTTCAACAGATAATATAATTCGGCTGTATGTGCTTAAAAAATTGGACAATGTGCACCCTCTTGTAACGCTTATTGGTGTTATTGTAGGCGTACCCTTGTTTGGTTTTATCGGGCTAATTTTTGGTCCATTGCTTATCAGCCTTTTTATGGTTATAGTACGTATTTATAGGAAAGAGTATGGAAAAGAAGATACCACCCTTGATGAAGAACATTTGTAA